A DNA window from Thermoflexus sp. contains the following coding sequences:
- a CDS encoding DUF2281 domain-containing protein: MHAAQDLKELIDQLPPELLQEVRDFVEFLLERRVAGPKTELKLDWKGALRDLRDQYTSVELQHKIAEWWGD, encoded by the coding sequence ATGCATGCTGCTCAGGACCTGAAGGAATTGATTGACCAATTGCCTCCGGAACTCCTGCAGGAGGTGCGGGACTTCGTGGAGTTCCTGCTGGAGAGGCGGGTTGCTGGTCCCAAAACAGAGTTGAAACTTGACTGGAAGGGAGCGTTGCGGGATCTGCGAGATCAATACACTTCTGTTGAGCTCCAGCACAAGATTGCTGAGTGGTGGGGGGATTGA
- a CDS encoding PIN domain-containing protein gives MYLLDQDRADDVEKFLRSVQQPRLSISEFSLYSIGIVLFRRKLFDVFMRLVDDLVINGGVRLLRLSAGDLKELTRIAQQFSLDFDDAYQYAIAERYGLIIVSFDSDFDRTERGRKTPAELIGT, from the coding sequence ATGTATCTCCTTGATCAGGACCGTGCGGATGATGTTGAGAAATTTTTGCGGTCAGTTCAGCAGCCAAGACTCAGCATCTCGGAATTTTCACTCTACTCCATAGGAATCGTCTTATTTCGACGCAAGCTTTTTGATGTCTTTATGCGGCTTGTGGACGATCTTGTGATAAATGGTGGCGTTCGCCTATTGAGGCTCTCTGCTGGAGACTTGAAAGAATTAACCAGGATCGCTCAACAGTTCAGCCTTGATTTTGATGATGCCTACCAGTATGCTATAGCTGAGCGCTATGGGCTGATCATTGTAAGCTTTGACAGTGATTTTGACCGGACCGAGAGAGGCCGCAA
- a CDS encoding gamma-glutamyl-gamma-aminobutyrate hydrolase family protein codes for MRRPWIGVTVKHIRESGSLGRAQSATETAYLQAVWRAGGLPVMLPNLPEAAPEFAERMDGFLLTGGCDIDPARYGASPHPRTGPVDPLRDAFEFALVEVARAQGKPILGICRGSQVLAVAFGAVLCQHLPDVTELTHDSDAPPPARAHPVRLEPPPALRDLLRAHGIGEVLEVNSYHHQGIRRRADCPPALQPIAEAPDGVVEAFIWAPDAIRALAVQWHPELLVEDDPRHLWPFRWLVEAARPS; via the coding sequence ATGCGACGGCCATGGATCGGGGTCACGGTGAAACACATCCGGGAATCGGGTTCGCTGGGTCGCGCGCAGAGCGCCACGGAGACCGCCTACCTGCAGGCGGTGTGGCGGGCGGGAGGCTTGCCGGTGATGCTCCCCAACCTCCCGGAAGCCGCTCCCGAGTTCGCGGAGCGGATGGATGGCTTCCTGCTCACTGGAGGCTGCGACATCGACCCGGCGCGTTATGGGGCTTCCCCCCATCCCCGAACCGGACCCGTGGATCCACTCCGGGACGCCTTCGAGTTCGCCCTGGTGGAGGTCGCGCGGGCACAGGGGAAGCCGATCCTGGGGATTTGCCGGGGCTCGCAGGTGCTGGCGGTGGCCTTCGGCGCTGTGCTCTGCCAGCATCTCCCCGATGTCACGGAGCTGACCCACGACAGCGACGCCCCTCCGCCTGCCCGGGCCCACCCGGTGCGCCTGGAGCCCCCGCCCGCCTTGCGGGATCTCCTCCGCGCCCACGGGATCGGCGAGGTCCTGGAGGTCAACTCCTATCATCACCAGGGGATCCGCCGCCGGGCGGATTGTCCGCCCGCCCTCCAGCCGATCGCGGAGGCCCCGGATGGGGTGGTCGAAGCGTTCATATGGGCTCCCGATGCCATCCGGGCCCTGGCAGTGCAATGGCACCCTGAGCTGCTGGTGGAAGACGATCCCCGGCATCTGTGGCCGTTCCGCTGGCTGGTGGAAGCGGCCCGCCCATCGTGA